A region of the Candidatus Hydrogenedentota bacterium genome:
CGTGCTAGTGCCAATCGACGGAGAAAGGCGAAGAGCTGGGCCAATCGGTCTTGCCCTTGATGGCGAGGGTACACGCAGAAGCCGAAGCCTACTGCTCCATGGTCTTCCATTCCTCGCTCTGGGTCCAAACCGTGAGATTGGTCAGGTCGCGTTTGGTTTTGAAGATGAGGCTGCCCAGACAGTACCCCACCACAAACATGAGGAGGTTGCCGACCAACCCGCCATAGTAGGTCTCGAAAGGCACAACGGCCTTGATCACCTTCAGCTCGACCAGGGCCAGCCACAGACTGAAACTCAGAGTACAAATGATTCCCACGGCCACTGCCCGGCCGTCACCGCGCTTGGTCAGGAACCCGAGGCAGTACAGGCCCAACAACCCGCCGCCAAGGATTGCTCCCAGCTTGGTGCCGGTGTCTTGCAGCGTCTTGTCCGTGGCCTTCAGAAGAAGGATGGCAAATCCCAGCATCAGAACGGAAGCAATCAGCGAGACGAGACGGGCGGCGTTCATGTAATGACGCTCCGATTTTTCCTTGGCGATGTGGCGCTTGTAGATGTCGACGATGCTCACAGCGGAGATAGCGTTGATGCTGGACGACAGCGATGACATAGCCGCAGCCAAGACGCCCGCAATCACCAGGCCCGAAACACCCGCCGGCATCTTCTGCACGACAAAGTAGGGAACAATCGAATCGGCTCTGGCCGTGCCGTCAATCATGGCCGTGGCGGCAGGATCGGGATTCAACTTGAAGTAGACATATAGCGCGGTGCCCAGGAACATGAAGAATGCCCAGGTGGGCACGCTGCACAGGCAGCAAATCCAGATGGCCTGCGTGGCATGTTTCGGGTCTTTGGTGGCTACGTATTTCTGTATCACGTTCTGGTTGCTGCTGTATTCGGTGAGCCAGTTGGTCAATCCCACAAGCAGCATCATTACCACCGCCTTCTGAGTGAGACTGAATCCCAAGGGTGCGCGAACCAGTTCTCCTGTGGCCGTGTTCAAATCCCCCAGCATGAACTTGCCGTCGGCTTTAGCCACGGAAATAATCGTGCTTAATCCGCCATCCACATTCAAAATGACCGCCACGAGAATGGCGAACCCCCCGAACCAGAGAAGGAACGACTGGAAGAAATCGGTCCAGATCACGGCCTCGATGCCGCCCGTGACCGTGTAGAACGAGGTGATAACGCCTCCGAGCAGGATGCTGTAATAGGCGTTAAGACCGGTCATTTCCTGGACCAGCATGGAGACAAGATAGAGGATCATGCCCAGCCGGGTCACTTGGCTGACGACGAACGCTGATGCTGCGTAGGCTCGTGTGCCGGAACCGAAGCGCACCTCCAGAT
Encoded here:
- a CDS encoding sodium/solute symporter (Members of the Solute:Sodium Symporter (SSS), TC 2.A.21 as described in tcdb.org, catalyze solute:Na+ symport. Known solutes for members of the family include sugars, amino acids, nucleosides, inositols, vitamins, urea or anions, depending on the system.) translates to MRMPWIDIVVLVLYFVSMAALGPYFARKNKTTENYFLGGRSFPGWLIGLSMFATSISSITFVAYPADAYKTAYIRFLPCLMLPLGIFLASKIFLPFYRRAQITSAFEYLEVRFGSGTRAYAASAFVVSQVTRLGMILYLVSMLVQEMTGLNAYYSILLGGVITSFYTVTGGIEAVIWTDFFQSFLLWFGGFAILVAVILNVDGGLSTIISVAKADGKFMLGDLNTATGELVRAPLGFSLTQKAVVMMLLVGLTNWLTEYSSNQNVIQKYVATKDPKHATQAIWICCLCSVPTWAFFMFLGTALYVYFKLNPDPAATAMIDGTARADSIVPYFVVQKMPAGVSGLVIAGVLAAAMSSLSSSINAISAVSIVDIYKRHIAKEKSERHYMNAARLVSLIASVLMLGFAILLLKATDKTLQDTGTKLGAILGGGLLGLYCLGFLTKRGDGRAVAVGIICTLSFSLWLALVELKVIKAVVPFETYYGGLVGNLLMFVVGYCLGSLIFKTKRDLTNLTVWTQSEEWKTMEQ